The following coding sequences are from one Trichoplusia ni isolate ovarian cell line Hi5 chromosome 15, tn1, whole genome shotgun sequence window:
- the LOC113501372 gene encoding putative uncharacterized protein DDB_G0279653, whose amino-acid sequence FLQLLIVALSNVASALEGRKVLNIPEKIIGGVIDIVQNHKNKPSQQTAFQVQGQQQVYQGYPQQYAPWNNGYQQQGQNQGQYQGQYANYYGYPQSGQNYAGNYLNGQGYNNGQYIGPQSQSQAQNQYQNYPGNQYQAQNQQNSGFESQYQNQMQNQQSQVQGQNQYQNQQQSGQFVSQNQQTNVQYPGSQQGGHQPNYPSQPSGGYVTPVQPTGSYGGQQTTQFVSQQTSNAGVTQQTSHFQGQSGNQSVGPGPGTGPQNGSFQISSGHQSGGPGPTCVCQAWTKPQPGVQNDNPSQRNDENEKKPE is encoded by the coding sequence tttctgcAGCTATTAATCGTCGCGCTAAGCAATGTGGCGAGTGCATTAGAAGGGAGAAAAGTGCTGAATATACCAGAAAAGATAATAGGAGGGGTCATTGACATCGTCCAAAATCACAAGAATAAGCCGTCTCAGCAGACTGCCTTCCAAGTCCAGGGTCAGCAGCAGGTATACCAGGGATACCCGCAGCAGTACGCGCCATGGAACAATGGCTACCAACAGCAGGGACAAAACCAAGGGCAGTATCAAGGACAGTATGCTAATTACTACGGCTATCCCCAGTCCGGGCAAAATTACGCCGGAAATTATTTAAACGGTCAAGGATACAACAACGGACAGTATATAGGACCCCAGTCGCAATCCCAAGCCCAAAACCAGTACCAAAATTACCCCGGAAACCAATACCAAGCTCAGAACCAACAGAATTCTGGTTTTGAAAGCCAATACCAGAATCAGATGCAAAATCAGCAATCTCAAGTTCAAGGGCAGAATCAGTACCAAAATCAACAACAGTCTGGACAATTTGTGAGTCAGAATCAACAGACTAACGTACAATATCCGGGATCACAGCAAGGAGGTCACCAGCCGAATTACCCCAGTCAACCTTCTGGAGGGTATGTTACACCAGTTCAACCAACGGGCTCCTACGGCGGTCAGCAAACAACGCAGTTTGTCAGTCAGCAAACAAGTAACGCAGGGGTCACACAACAGACCTCTCACTTCCAAGGACAGTCTGGAAACCAGAGTGTGGGGCCCGGACCAGGAACAGGACCTCAAAATGGAAGCTTCCAAATATCCTCTGGTCACCAATCTGGAGGACCCGGTCCGACATGTGTCTGCCAAGCTTGGACGAAACCTCAACCTGGTGTACAAAATGACAATCCGTCACAACGCAACGatgaaaacgaaaaaaagcCTGAATGA